DNA sequence from the Malus domestica chromosome 06, GDT2T_hap1 genome:
tttttggcTTGAAGAGTATTACAAACAGGgcgaaatttttattaaaagtcGAAGTTCTTCAGTTGGAAGTTTTTTTAGGAAGCACCTCACATGTGCTTTTCCGAAAAACAATTATACGACCTAGAAGAACTTCTATGCTTTTTATGCAAAATGCATGCAATCAAAAATGTATTCAGGGcttaaaaatgcttttaaaatgattgagatTGCTTTCGATGAGAGTATTTTTGGAACCAagtcttagtaaaaatgcaagtaaattttgataaaagcacttgaagtgctttttgaactaaaaaacactttcagtcattttaaaaacacttataaCCCTTTTGGAAGGAAACATAAACAAAGGCCCTTACGTATTGTAACTGCTTAGTACTTATtctgtttttttaataaaaaaatttgtaatcAATTTTATTCAAGCAATGTTGTAAcaaaggtctaaaatatcggtattatcccgatatttccatcaaaatttccgtgtttttggactaccgatatttcctatatcatcgatattttagacatttATAGGAACTATAtatggtactaagtcacttatgtatcttaccatgcaatgtatgaagtgtaaaatattgtactaattcattatatataaatgattatggtgtgtttaaacttctttcattaattactacatattttctacactcacaatgtttgtcagctcgcaatataatcaacttaaatcagttaaatccatcatgcaatgcaatttcttctaattttttttgtgataaactaatagataattgactaaacaaacatcctgcaaagtttcaataaaaatttccaagtttttcttacaatttatgtggtttttattcaatttttatcgatatcgataatatcccgatatttccatcgaaatttccgtgtttttgaactaccgatatttccgacatcatcgatattttagaccttgattgTAACTAACATATGATAAATTATTAAGAGAGAAATTCAAACACAAGTACATAGCAATATCATACAACATTTTACACGCCACATCTCTAATAGAGGTAGAATCCACATATATTGATGAGTTATACTCTATTAAAAAAGCGGTAAAAatataatacaaaaaatatattaagcGTAACATTACTCAGTTTTAAGTATTTTATAtgttattataattatttttcacaaagaaaaagaggaaataTAATAACCGGGTTGCCCAACGGAATATGAAATTATTGCGCGAACCGGATTCCACCTCAAAAGAGAGAGGTTACCGAATACTATCTTCCCATATATAAGCAACCCAAAATCCTAGGGTTTTGCCTTCGCACACAATCACAGTCACACAGTATGGCAGAGAAACTCCCCGAAACTGAAGCCGCCGCCCCTGCCACCGCTGCCGCCGCTGATGACATGGACCTAGAAACTTCAGAGCCCGCTGCGGCCCAAAATCCGGACGAGGTCGAAGCTGCTGACGGGGAGGCTGAGGCGAACTCGAAGCGGGTGAGGGACGAGGAGGGGAGTGAAGAAAACGATGCAAAGAAGACGAAAGTGGAGAAGTCGCCGGAGGAAGAACGGTTTGAGAAGAAGTTTGAGGAAGGAGAGAAGTCGGGTCCGGTCAGCTTGGGTCCGAAGAGTTTTGGGTCGTCGGTGGAGATGTTCGACTACTTCTACAAGTTCCTCCATTACTGGCCTACTGATCTCAATGTCAATAAGGTACCGAAACAACTCTATGAATTTGTTTTTAATCTTTGAGCTCTGTTTTTAATATGCTGAAAGTTAAAGATTGGAACTTTTTGTTAGTGGATAGCAATAGAATgtatgatttatttaatttggtgttttttaattggattaatttggttttgggttgtttGCTTTCCTCTGTTTGGTTGATCATCAACTGCTGCGGGTTTGGTGTATTACCCACTTTtacaaatccattaaaatctttcaaattgaatacaccccccttaaTCAGTAAAGTCGGAGTTGttatgtttgatttattcaatccgatTGCTAGAAATATAGGAGGGGAAGAACATATGATACAAAAATCACTTCCACGGAAAATATTGGTTTCGAGTTGAATGTTATGTTTTGAATTTGAGCGAGTATTATCATTTATGCGTTTGAAGATCTAATTTAAGCGTGAATGTGAATTCTGTTAGAATTTGGTAGGAAGCTCGAACATGGTAGTTCTTTGGTCTTTTGCTACATTAAGAATCTGTTCATAGCATTCTGGATTTGAATTGAATGTtatgttttgaatttgagtGAGTATTATCATTTATGCGTTTGAAgatctagtttaagtgtgaatgTGAATTCTATTAGAATTTCGTAGGAAGCTCAAACTTGGTAGTTCTTTGGTCTTTGCTACAATAAGAATCTGCTCACAGCTTTCTGGATTCGAGTTGAATGTtatgttttgaatttgagtGCGTATTATTCATTTATGCTTTTGAAGATCTAATTCAAGCGTGAATGTGATTTCTCTTAGAATTTGGTAGGAAGCTCGTTCGTGGTAGTTCTTTGGTCTTTGCTACATTAAACCTAGAATCTGTTCACATCATTCTGTATTTGAGTTCATAGAGTTGAGTTATGCTTACACAACGAGATCAGCTTTAGATTTTTCAACTAAAACGCGGTTAATTTTGTAAGATTTGTGTGAATTGGTTGTGATTGCGGCATATAGTGCTTTGATTTTGAGTTCGCTGCCCTACGTTATATCTCTTGTTAttggatgatttttttatttttgaaattcatGTTATATTTGCAGTATGAATATCTGGTTTTGCTGGACTTGCTTAAGAAGGGTCATGCCGAGCCTGATAAGAAGATTGGCGGTGGGGTCCAGGCTTTCCAAGTTCGGATCCATCCCTTGTataaaagcaggtgcttcttcctCATTAGGGAAGATGAAGTTGTTGATGATTTTAGCTTCAGGAAGTGTGTGGACCACATACTTCCCTTGCCTGAGAACATGAAAGCAAACGCTGAAGCCAATAAAGTCTTAGGTGGCAAGGGCGGCAGgggtggtggcggtggtggtggaAGAGGAGGCTGGCGTGGTCGTGGAAGGGGTAAGCCGAGAAACTGAAATGTAGTCTCTAGTTTCCCGTTGCTCGCGTTTGTGTTTAGCAAAgtttcaaagaagaaaaattatGGACCTGGTTATGATTACTTCTATTTTATTGAAGCTAAAACAGTTTGTGTCTATCCAAATTTTGTTCCtatcgtttttttttataaaccaaAAACGTGAGAAGTTAAGGGTATGAGTCGGGCCAATTGGTTCGAGGTGCGAGAGGCGGTTAAGTTGAGGAATCATTGCTGGTAATATCCATTTCATTATAATGCTCGGTAAACATTCATTAGAGTATTTTAATTGAGAAATTTAAAAATCGAACTAGGCTATCACCAACTaactgtaattttttatttacatttaCCGGCTAAGATGAGTTCTTTACACCTTAAACACAAGAAATATAAAACGCCCATTTCAAAACTTCTTacatcttccttttctttattttctttcgcACATTGTTCGGCTTATAACGCGAATTAATTAACCACAATATTAATCAAGTTCTCGGTACttgttatttcatatttttgatAAATTGGAAgagagattttatttttattttatttttatttttgagaaaaaattgGAAGAGAGAATTTGAactcaaataataataattaactgCATAACAATCACCCCATTTTTGTGGATTAATTGGCCATGGCAATAATTGGCCACCACTAAGACGCAATAACCAGAACGAAAATGGCTGCTTAATTAATCAAAATATTTCTAACTGTTGATAGAAAATTATGCCTGATCAACATCCCCTTCTATCctaataaatttaataaaatgatTAACCATTACTTTGTAAATGATTATTTGGTACGTTACATGCATCTATTTTAAAACCCAATCCACTCTCTGCAGTGTAATTAATCTGAGCCACGTTATTTTCcagagttaaaaaaaattgaacaaaaacaccACTGATAATATAATGTATAATCTTATTTTTCCAATTAAAAGAATAGGGTAAATCAATGTAATGCCATACGATATTCATTCACAAATAAAAATATGCGGCCCCTGTTAAAATTTTATCGGAAATTTCAACCTGTATCACACGCAtgaactaatttttttcttgtgCTCATATATCCTTGGACCTCTATACAGAGAAAAGGGTGATGATCCTAAAAATAATTAGgattttgaaaaattattttcaccTATATACAATTCGATCCAAAGGACGAACAAAAGACATGTAATAATTGCAAAAGGTGAACAAACGTGACTGGAAATGATaatcatatacatatacatagaACGGCTATAGCAATACTAATACGCAGATTTCCAAGATTACTAATACTCCGAGCAAATAGGTAGGTAGCTTCGGAAGAAGAAATCGATGACACATGGCAAGCATGCAGACCACTTCTAAGGAGAGTTTTTTTCTGTGTGACGGAATATAGAATGGTACATTACGTGTCACTATTTAAAATAGtgagatatatgtgttaaaaagttaataacttaaaaaataaaattttccaccacttatataaaaacacgtgatgtatcaccCTTATTCCagtcataataaaaaatttctccacttCTAAGTCCTAAAGTAATTATATTGCAgccaaacaaattaaaaagaaaagaatgatTTCAGTTGAGTAGAGTATGGTTAATTAGCAAAATCAAGAAAGAAATTATAGGAGAGAAACTGAGAAAGGAAGAATAATCAAATTAATTAGGTGGCCTGTGGTGGTGGGAGTTGTGGCGGCGCACGTTCATGTAGGCTAATGATCATCATGAACTCCcgataataaataaaaaataataattatgtgTTTACGAGGAGATAATTTCCTCAATTAATACATCTTTGTAACTCTCACTGGGTAATAATTAAGCACGCAAAGTGAACAATGAATGAATAACACTTCATGTATGGGATTTTCATCCATTTGATATATATACCCACTCgtctcttctccttcttcctcctcctcctgctgtactctctctctctctctctctctctctcatcaaatGACAAGTCATTCACTGATGGGTTGGCTGGCCAAGTATGACGTCGtcaaggatcttggtgaagacCCATTTTTCTTCCCGAATCAACCTACATTTTCCACTGCACATGATTTCAGGTGTGTGTGTGAATATTACTGATGTTTGCAGACatctatacatacatatacatatacatatatatatatatatatcatcttgTTTAACtgtattgtttttttcttttttggtttcaaaagctttgtttttgtcatGCAATATTgatttatatgtaataatattcttcaatatttctgttGTGGATGTTAAATTATTTGAAGGGGGTATGCTGCATTGGATTGGCAATTTGATTTGCCAATCGTACAAGATCATAGCTTTCTTGATCCTCTTCCACTCGAGAGCTGCGCGGATATTGATCCTATTTACTCCTCACTCGACATTCCACCAATCCGAACTGTATTAGAAGGTGTGTTTCAGTATTCCTGTTAGTATTTTGATTACGTTTTTGATGTACAGTTGAAGTTAATCTAACGTATAAAAAATTAAGCAGATGATGGAATTTTCTTTGCAAACGAAACGGTCTTGTTGGGAGTTAATTCTAGTAATCTCTGCGCTGGGTTAACTGAGGTTAATCACAATCATCATCAGCaatatcaacaacaacaacagcaacCTTTGCTTCCGACATgcgaaaatgaagaaaatggcATAACTGACGAGAACGAGTCAAGGGAAGAGAGAAATAAGGTGATTAGTAAGAGGCCACACTCTTATAAAAGACATAGATCATCAagctcctctctctcttcctccaaaaTGTTGTCAAGAGAGACCGTTTCGCAGTACTTTTACATGCCAATCACTCAGGCAGCAAAAGAACTCAACGTAGGGCTAACCCTTCTCAAAAAAAGGTGTCGGGAGTTAGGCATTCGTCGGTGGCCTCACCGGAAGCTGAACAGCCTTCAAACCCTAATCCGAAACATTCAGGTTAACCCCGTAACAATAACTAATAATTTTATGCACGTACCAACGTTTTTCATCCAATTTTTAGTGCTCATAAATAGGCGTTACATATTTGTACGTTTTCGCGTTTGAATCGAAAAAACTTAATGTGTACTGATTATATCGTTTTTATTCATGCAGGAGTTgggaaaggaaggagaagagagCTCAGAGAAGCTTCGGAATGCGATCACGTTGCTGGAGAGGGAGAGGAAGCTGCTGGAGGAAGTGCCTGACATGCAGCTTGAAGACAATACGAAGCGTTTGAGGCAGGCCTGCTTCAAAGCCAATtacaagaagaggaagatcatGGGGATGAATGTTATGGGACAATCGCTATCATCTTTCAGTTGCAGCAACATTCAGTATCCAACAAGCTCGATGGATGCTGACGATGAAGACGAAGAAATTAAGTCTCTCTTGTCCGACTCTTTTTCCTCAAATAACAATGCATGCAACActctattttaaattttaatcggTTGGAATTGctttttctaattttaatttagttttcatgtgtttttttttttattttaattttctcattaggctccatgttttttaattttagtgatGTATTACGAGTGTGTAACTTCATGAGCAATGGGGCTCTGAATTTCTACTATTGTGGTTCCATTCCGGGAAGAATCTTACATAACTTTATCTCGTAAGGTAACTCTCATACGATGATAACAAGACATTTTTAGTGTGCTAAAAACACGGTTCGATATACCtagtgtcataatataagtgatTGACACTTGATGTACCGAGTTGTGTTCCTGACACACTTAAAAATCTCTCGATACCAGTGGACAAAACGAGAGTAATATACAAGAGATTTTATTCTCTTGCCATTTCAATCAAACATGACAAGTGGTTAGGCGACTAGACGAAGGATCCTCCCATTCATGATACAAACACTTACACTTGGCATTTACTTTGGCGTTCTACAATTTAAACGTGTTACCGGCTGATAGAAGTActttattaagaaaaatatgccAAATTATTTTTGATTGACGCTTCTAATAAAAACGCTTACGAGCAAAAGTGTTTTCTAGATTTACAATTCCAAGCAACCCAAAGTCTCTTGAAAAATTTACATTAGACTTCTTTGCAAGCAAGAGCATGAGAGTGAAAAAATGACAGCGCTTCCAGTCGCAACCAAAGCTCAAACCTCGTACCAGAAACTACTTCAAACCTCTTCATCAACCGGTTTGCTGTCCCTCATCAAATCATGCACCACAAAATCCCATCTTCTCCAAATCCACGCCCATACCCTTCGAACATCACTCGTTCTGGACCCCACCATTTCCTTCCAGTTCCTGTCCGTCGTCGTCGCTCTTTCCCCGTTGACAAGCATCACATATTCCCGCCAATTCTTCGACCAAATCGAAAAGCCGACGGCTTTTCACTACAACAAAATGATAAGAGCTTACTCCAAGAGCGACTCGCCGGCGGAGGGGTTTTATCTGTACAGAGATTTGCGGCGGCGCGGCCTCTGCGCGGACGCTATGGCGTCGTCTTTTGTTATCAAGTCCTGCATTAGAGTTTCGTCGTTGGTGGGTGGGATTCAGGtgcatgctaggattttgagAGATGGGCATCGATCAGACAGTCTTTTGCTGACCACTTTGATGGATTTGTATTCGAATTGCAGGAAGTATGATGAAGCGTGTcaggtgtttgatgaaatgcccAAGAGAGATACTGTGGCTTGGAATGTATTGATTTCTTGTTGTTTGCATAACAACCGGACAAGGGATGCTTTGGGTTTGTTTGATATTATGCAGAGTGAGATACATAGGTGTGAGCCTGATGACGTTACGTGTTTGCTTGTGCTACAAGCTTGTGCCAGCTTGAACGCGTTGGAGTTTGGCGAACGGGTTCATAAGTACATTGAGGATCACGGTTACGGTGGTGCTTCAAATTTGTGCAACTCTCTTGTATCGATGTATTCACGTTGTGGGAGTTTGGATAAGGCCTATGGGGTTTTTAAGGGAATGCGGGATAAAAACGTGGTTTCGTGGAGTGCGATGATTTCAGGGTTGGCAGTGAATGGTTATGGTAGAGAAGCTATTGAAGCGTTTGAAGAGATGCAGAAAATGGGTGTTTTACCTGATGATCAGACTTTTACCGGAGTTCTTTGTGCTTGCAGCCATTGCGGTTTGGTTGATGAAGGAATGATGTTTTTCGATCTTATGAGCAAAGAGTTTGGGGTAGTGCCAAATGTCCATCACTATGGGTGCATGGTTGATCTTTTGGGTCGTGCTGGTCAACTTGACCCGGCCTATCAGCTCATAACGTCGATGGATATCAAACCAGATCCTACAATATGGAGGACCTTACTCGGGGCTTGCAGAATTCATGGAAATGATTCCCTTGCAGAACGAGTGGTAGGCCATTTGATTGAACTCAAGGCCCAAGAGGCTGGGGATTATGTTCTATTGATGAATATTTACTCTTCAGCTGGGAACTGGGAGAAGCTAACAGAAGTGAGGAAGTTTATGAAGGAAAAAGCAATTCAAACTACACCGGGATGTAGCACGATTGAACTGAAAGGAGTAGCACACGAGTTCGTTGTGGATGATGTTTCACATCTGCGGAAGGATGAAATCTACAAAATGCTGGATGAGATTAATAGCCAGCTGAAGATTGCTGGTTATGTTGCAGATGTAACATCTGAATTGCACAACTTGGGAGCAGAAGACAAGGGGCATGCCCTCTCTCACCACAGCGAGAAATTGGCTATTGCTTTCGGTGTTCTGTCAACTCCTCCCGGCACTCCAATCAGAGTGGCCAAGAATCTTCGCATTTGCGTTGATTGCCACAATTTCGCAATGGCTCTCTCAGGGGTTTACAACAGAGAGGTAATTATCAGAGACCGCACTCGGTTTCATCATTTCCGGGAGGGACACTGCTCCTGCAATGGCTATTGGTAGGAAAATTCAAGATTTGCAGAAAAGGTGAGCAACTGGGAACAATTTCTGCAGATGAAATGGATGGTGGTACTTAGTTACAGTTAAGTAACTATTGGTGCCCTAAACTTTACACGATGAACAGAAGACGACGGTTCAGCTTCCGAAGAACAATACTTGCAGTCACGGCCTGCTTGCAGGCAAATCTGTTGAAATTTGCGGAGTGATCTTTTTCCCCCCACATAGATTCTATGAGGGCAAGTTTTGTAAACATTCATTTTGTACGATAAGTGATCTTTTCGAACAATCTAAGTATCGAAAGTAAGAAAGCTTGtagaacaagaaaacaagtattGCAATTGAAAAGTACGAATTCATATTCTTTCGAATTTATTTGCTGCATCGGAAACTAACCCTTGCATGCACGCATGATAGAAATACATGATATTCCTAAAAACTCATGATCGACCAGCCAAGTTATTTCAAAACTGTCACTACAAGTTTCCGCAAGAGAAGGCTAATATTCTTCAATCTACAACAACAGAAGCAACTCTATATTTCTTCTTCCGAAAATCGCTTCAACACAGATGGCTGAAAGGATATCGACTTCATTCTACAAAACTGAAAGTACTGATGTAATGCTAAATCCGCATAAAAATATCTGTAAAGCATTCACTGGAATGAGGTAATAATAGAAGCTTCCGATAATAGCGGCCTAAGCAGTCGCGGTCTGCTTGTTGGCAAAAGCAACACCCTTCTCAATGCTGGCTTTCAGTTCCGGCTTGAGTGCTTCCAAAGCCTTTTGCTCATACTCTGTCAAACCTTGGAGGTCAGATGGTATGAAAGCTTCAATTCCGTTCCTTCCAAGCTTAACCCTTGATGCAAAGAATGGAAGCTCGGTCAGATCAGATGCTACATAAGAGCACTCATAGACATCCCCATCTCCGTCCAGTGCACGCAGAGATGACTCAACAAATCTAGCCGCTGCATATGCCATTGACAAAGTCGCGGACCCAGCACCTGCCTTTGCCTCCACAACCTCAGTTCCAGCATTTTGGATCCTAACAGTTAGTTGTTCAACTTCTTCGTCAGTGAGGCTGACTGAGGGTTTTGTCTTGGATAGCAGGGGCAGAATAGTTATCCCAGCATGTCCTCCAACAACCGGGACATCAACATCAATCAGTTTCAGATTCTTCTTCTGAGCAACAAATGTGTTCGCCCTCACAACATCCAAGGTAGAAACACCAAAGAgctttttagggttataaacaCCCTTCTGCTTCAGAACTTCGGCAGCAATTGGCACCGTGGAGTTCACCGGATTACTGATAATGTGGATGAATGCATCAGGACAGTTATCAGCCACAGCCTCGATCAAGTTCCTCACAATGCCGGCATTGATGTTGAAGAGGTCATCACGGGTCATACCAGGCTTTCTTGGAACTCCAGCGGGAATGACCACCACATCCACACCTTTCAAGGAACTGGGCAACTCAGCTGCTCCAGTGAAATCGAGAACTTCGGAGGGAGTGTTGCAGTGACTCAAGTCAGCAGCGACACCCTTGACATTAGCAATATCGTAAAGATGCAGGGAGGAGACCAAAGGCGACATCTTGATCAGAAGAGCCAGTGGCTGACCAATCCCACCGGCAGCTCCAAGAACAGCTACTTTATAAGAGGCCTGGGGCTGGAACTGAGACTGAACCACCTGGGCATCCTTGTGGGCTTTTCGAGCGAAAGAAGCTCGAAGAGCCTTGGCAGTTTCCTTGCCCGAGAACGAGGTCTCGGTTTCACAATTGAAAGATGTGGTTGCCTTGAGCCCATTGAAAGAGCTCTTGAGAAGGTTTTGGGAGTTGAACCTCAAAGCACAAGGCTTTGTCTGTTGAAACGACGCCGCCTTGTGGCCGAGGGAACAATTGGTTCCGATGGAAAAGGTAGCTGCTGATGTTGCTGCCATCTCTCACGCTCTGCAGCACACAAATTCAATCGAATTCATAAACACAAAAAAGCAAACATTTTTACACGATTAAATATCAATTGAACTGCAACCCAATTGaccaaatgaaaaaataaattcttggtgtctACAGGATTCAAAAAGGTAAGATTTCAATCCATTTTTCAGATTTCAGAagcaaaaaaaatgaagaactaCACAGCTgggaaaattcgaaaaaaaaacccaaattaaaCCCCATGAGATCTGAAACTATTGCTCACAGATCCGTGAATGTACGAACCAAAgcaataaaacccaaattaaatCTTCAGAAATTGATTGAAAAGTCCTAACcttgaggaggaagaggaaggccAACAACCAGAGAGCTACGGAGACGCGAATGGGGAAAGGAGGGATTTATAAGAGAAGTGAGAAAGTGGTGGGTTTTTGGACCTTTTGGGGTTTTGCCCTTTGAGATCGTGAGAAGCTCCGCCAAAAGACCTCGGATGAATCCACACCGTTGTCTTCAATTTTTAATGTGTGGGGGACCCTATGCACACGGAATCTACCAATTTTGTTCGCTTCATCGCGCCTCTGATCCCTTCCAACGGCTGAGATTAATCTAGAATAAAATAAGAAGTAGATGCTTGACAAGAAACTTGAAATAAAGAATTAAAGTTTATGGGGCTGTTGTGTATAGACATTTACCGGATCCAATAAAACTGAGCCTGCTGAGCAGGAGAATCAGACAGtttaaatttgattaaacaGCTACAAACAAGGttttcaaaaaattataataattgtaaccgtttgaTTATATTTCAACTGCCTAGATCGTCTGCTCAGCAGGTTTCAGTATATATAGATCCAGTGGGGGAGGATCTAGTTCCACATTTACCTACCTCCCATCTACAAATACCACACATCTTCAGACACATCATACTAGtacaactaaaaaaattaaaaagttatgAAAATTAGCTGTTTGAAAGAGGAAGGATCACTCATACTGAAAAATGAGATTGTGACGGTaactcaaataaataaaaggtaTGAAAATCAAGTCGGGACTTTTGGTTTATTATTAGGAATTTTCGGTTTTTAGTGAATAACAGGtagttttgaattttgagatttgtttgAAATATTCAATAATTTAGTTTATAATAATgaagttaattttttatttgttctctTTTCCCGAATTGAAATGGACATGATAGAGAAATTGACAAATTTGATAGTTAATGCCAAATTAGCCCGTAATAAAAATTAGGAGATGGGTTCATAACTAAATTAAAAGTTCAAAAGATAAATCATAATAAGGCTTGGTTCATGCCTTTTctaatttattcacaatttcaCAGACAACAAAACCTTTAACACTGATATTATATCACAATTACAAACCCTCGTAACAAATATGGAATTCCAAAGAGATTGTACCTCATTACGCAAGAAAAAGaatacaacaataacaacaaagccttttcacactaaatggggtcggctatatgaatcctagaacgtcattgcgctcggttctgtgtcatatTTTCCGTTAGATTCAAGTTGTCTTTTCTTACAGTCTCTTTTCAACGCAAGAAAAagaatacaaaaacaaaaaattttacACCACCAAGAAGCCTTCCTCCTTTCATACATTAATCTTTTCCATCTCCCTCCTAAGTGCATTAGCCCTAACCAAGCTCCCAATGGTATTCACAGCCAACTTCAAATCCTCCCACGGATTCCCCGGCACCACCCTCTTGTACAAGTAGC
Encoded proteins:
- the LOC103437822 gene encoding malate dehydrogenase, chloroplastic, which produces MAATSAATFSIGTNCSLGHKAASFQQTKPCALRFNSQNLLKSSFNGLKATTSFNCETETSFSGKETAKALRASFARKAHKDAQVVQSQFQPQASYKVAVLGAAGGIGQPLALLIKMSPLVSSLHLYDIANVKGVAADLSHCNTPSEVLDFTGAAELPSSLKGVDVVVIPAGVPRKPGMTRDDLFNINAGIVRNLIEAVADNCPDAFIHIISNPVNSTVPIAAEVLKQKGVYNPKKLFGVSTLDVVRANTFVAQKKNLKLIDVDVPVVGGHAGITILPLLSKTKPSVSLTDEEVEQLTVRIQNAGTEVVEAKAGAGSATLSMAYAAARFVESSLRALDGDGDVYECSYVASDLTELPFFASRVKLGRNGIEAFIPSDLQGLTEYEQKALEALKPELKASIEKGVAFANKQTATA
- the LOC103437823 gene encoding pentatricopeptide repeat-containing protein At3g47530; this encodes MTALPVATKAQTSYQKLLQTSSSTGLLSLIKSCTTKSHLLQIHAHTLRTSLVLDPTISFQFLSVVVALSPLTSITYSRQFFDQIEKPTAFHYNKMIRAYSKSDSPAEGFYLYRDLRRRGLCADAMASSFVIKSCIRVSSLVGGIQVHARILRDGHRSDSLLLTTLMDLYSNCRKYDEACQVFDEMPKRDTVAWNVLISCCLHNNRTRDALGLFDIMQSEIHRCEPDDVTCLLVLQACASLNALEFGERVHKYIEDHGYGGASNLCNSLVSMYSRCGSLDKAYGVFKGMRDKNVVSWSAMISGLAVNGYGREAIEAFEEMQKMGVLPDDQTFTGVLCACSHCGLVDEGMMFFDLMSKEFGVVPNVHHYGCMVDLLGRAGQLDPAYQLITSMDIKPDPTIWRTLLGACRIHGNDSLAERVVGHLIELKAQEAGDYVLLMNIYSSAGNWEKLTEVRKFMKEKAIQTTPGCSTIELKGVAHEFVVDDVSHLRKDEIYKMLDEINSQLKIAGYVADVTSELHNLGAEDKGHALSHHSEKLAIAFGVLSTPPGTPIRVAKNLRICVDCHNFAMALSGVYNREVIIRDRTRFHHFREGHCSCNGYW
- the LOC103437821 gene encoding protein EMBRYO DEFECTIVE 514-like — protein: MAEKLPETEAAAPATAAAADDMDLETSEPAAAQNPDEVEAADGEAEANSKRVRDEEGSEENDAKKTKVEKSPEEERFEKKFEEGEKSGPVSLGPKSFGSSVEMFDYFYKFLHYWPTDLNVNKYEYLVLLDLLKKGHAEPDKKIGGGVQAFQVRIHPLYKSRCFFLIREDEVVDDFSFRKCVDHILPLPENMKANAEANKVLGGKGGRGGGGGGGRGGWRGRGRGKPRN
- the LOC103438174 gene encoding protein RKD2-like, which translates into the protein MGWLAKYDVVKDLGEDPFFFPNQPTFSTAHDFRGYAALDWQFDLPIVQDHSFLDPLPLESCADIDPIYSSLDIPPIRTVLEDDGIFFANETVLLGVNSSNLCAGLTEVNHNHHQQYQQQQQQPLLPTCENEENGITDENESREERNKVISKRPHSYKRHRSSSSSLSSSKMLSRETVSQYFYMPITQAAKELNVGLTLLKKRCRELGIRRWPHRKLNSLQTLIRNIQELGKEGEESSEKLRNAITLLERERKLLEEVPDMQLEDNTKRLRQACFKANYKKRKIMGMNVMGQSLSSFSCSNIQYPTSSMDADDEDEEIKSLLSDSFSSNNNACNTLF